In Prescottella soli, a genomic segment contains:
- the mdlC gene encoding benzoylformate decarboxylase produces METIRDVTFDLLRKLGITTVFGNPGSTEETFLKNLPSDFRYVLALQEASAIAIADGYAQATRSPALVNVHTSAGISNAMSNIMTAALNHTPLIVTAGNQTREMLLMEPWLTNVEPEMLTKPWSKWSYQPVRADDVPAAFMRAYAMAMQPPAGPVFLSIPLDDWDRPATSTPVVRTVATRIGPDPDRLAEFARRLSGAKNPVLIYGSSIARGEGWSQAVALAEKLGAPVWAAPSSERPPFPENHPQYRGGLPFAIGPLSERLAGHDVGIVIGAPVFRYYPYVPGEYLPEGMSLLHVTDDPTEAGKAPVGDSLLCDAVLALEGLIERVEERAPSGPFDVNPHRMAPHPAPLVTESGEVLTALELFEAIRSVVPDETVLTEESPSNIAELHTAWPIEKPDSFYTAASGSLGWTLPASVGIALAERDSGRNRPVVVMIGDGSFQYAIQALWTAAAHELPILYVVPRNQEYAILKAFAKLEKTPGVPGLDIPSLDFVSLGEGYGCAGDRAQTVAEVQVAVKAALARSGPTVLEVPIVPTVPPLL; encoded by the coding sequence ATGGAAACGATTCGCGACGTCACGTTCGACCTTCTGCGAAAACTCGGAATTACCACGGTGTTCGGAAATCCCGGATCGACCGAGGAGACATTCCTGAAGAACCTCCCGAGCGACTTCAGGTACGTCCTGGCGTTGCAGGAGGCCTCGGCCATCGCCATCGCCGACGGCTACGCCCAGGCCACCCGTTCGCCGGCGCTGGTCAATGTGCACACATCGGCGGGCATTTCGAATGCGATGAGCAACATCATGACTGCGGCGCTGAATCACACGCCCCTCATCGTGACCGCCGGAAACCAGACGCGGGAAATGCTCCTGATGGAACCGTGGCTGACCAACGTCGAGCCCGAAATGCTGACCAAGCCCTGGTCCAAGTGGAGCTACCAGCCGGTGCGGGCCGACGACGTGCCCGCGGCGTTCATGCGCGCATATGCGATGGCGATGCAGCCGCCGGCCGGTCCGGTCTTCCTGTCGATCCCGCTGGACGACTGGGACCGACCCGCGACGAGCACCCCGGTGGTTCGCACCGTTGCGACGCGGATCGGACCGGACCCCGATCGCCTCGCGGAGTTTGCCCGTCGCTTGTCCGGCGCGAAGAACCCGGTGCTCATCTACGGTTCCTCGATCGCACGCGGGGAGGGCTGGTCGCAGGCGGTGGCGCTGGCGGAGAAGCTCGGCGCGCCCGTGTGGGCGGCGCCGTCCTCGGAGCGCCCGCCGTTCCCCGAGAACCACCCGCAGTACCGGGGCGGGCTGCCGTTCGCCATCGGTCCCCTGTCGGAGCGACTGGCGGGCCACGACGTCGGAATCGTCATCGGGGCACCGGTGTTCCGCTACTACCCGTACGTCCCGGGTGAGTATCTGCCGGAGGGGATGTCGCTGCTCCATGTCACCGACGACCCGACCGAGGCGGGGAAGGCTCCGGTCGGCGACAGCCTGCTGTGCGACGCGGTCCTGGCCCTCGAGGGTTTGATCGAGCGGGTCGAGGAGAGGGCACCGAGCGGTCCCTTCGACGTGAATCCGCACCGCATGGCCCCGCATCCGGCGCCGCTGGTCACCGAGTCGGGCGAGGTGCTCACCGCGCTCGAGTTGTTCGAGGCCATCCGGTCCGTCGTGCCCGACGAGACGGTCTTGACGGAGGAGTCGCCGTCGAACATCGCGGAGTTGCACACCGCCTGGCCGATCGAGAAGCCCGACTCGTTCTACACCGCAGCAAGCGGCAGCCTCGGCTGGACCCTACCGGCCAGCGTGGGAATCGCTCTCGCGGAACGGGATTCAGGCCGCAACCGTCCGGTCGTGGTGATGATCGGCGACGGATCGTTCCAGTACGCCATCCAGGCGTTGTGGACCGCCGCCGCCCACGAACTGCCGATCCTCTACGTGGTTCCGCGGAACCAGGAGTACGCCATCCTCAAGGCATTCGCCAAGCTGGAGAAGACGCCGGGAGTGCCCGGACTCGACATCCCGTCCCTCGACTTCGTCTCCCTCGGTGAGGGATACGGATGCGCGGGCGACCGGGCGCAGACGGTGGCCGAGGTACAGGTCGCGGTGAAGGCCGCGCTCGCACGCTCCGGCCCCACGGTTCTGGAGGTTCCGATCGTGCCGACCGTCCCGCCGCTGCTGTAG
- a CDS encoding NAD-dependent malic enzyme: MSKKPDVLTDPLRNRGTAFTYQQREKLALIGRLPAAVETLDEQAARAYTQINSFETDLEKYDYLNALHNRNEVLYYRVILDHLAEMLPIIYDPVVGDAIENWSHDYRQSRAVYLSVDRPQDVRPSFETLGFGPDDIDLIVVTDAQEILGIGDWGVNGSEISVGKLAVYTAAAGIDPARVLAVHLDVGTDNETLLNSPAYLGNRHARVSGDRYDDLVDLYLETVADLFPHALLHFEDFGPANARRILEKNRGKYRIFNDDNQGTGAIVMASVFSGLKVTKQSFAEQRLVVFGAGTAGTGMADQIAAAMVREGLSLADARSRVWLVDINGLVTDDMADLPNYQAPYARPVAEVAGWARTIDGKIDLLTVVKKAKPTILIGTSTAHNAFTRDVVEALCAGVERPILLPLSNPTERIEIMPVDAIAWSKGNALVATGIPVDPVPFEGVDYVIGEANNALLYPGLGLGTIVSGATQVTDGMLLAAAEAVAGQVDPSARGASLLPPVDNLRASSATVAVAVAKQAIAEGVATKPVANLVQAVEDAMWQPVYRDGDA, encoded by the coding sequence GTGTCGAAGAAGCCTGACGTGCTCACCGATCCGTTGCGAAACAGGGGTACCGCCTTCACATATCAGCAGCGCGAGAAGCTCGCGCTGATCGGACGACTCCCCGCAGCGGTGGAGACTCTTGATGAGCAAGCTGCGCGCGCCTACACCCAGATCAATTCTTTCGAGACCGATCTCGAGAAGTACGACTACCTGAACGCGCTGCACAACCGTAACGAGGTTCTCTACTACCGGGTCATTCTCGACCACCTCGCCGAGATGCTCCCGATAATCTACGATCCCGTAGTCGGCGACGCGATCGAGAACTGGAGCCACGACTACCGTCAGTCGAGGGCCGTCTACCTTTCTGTTGACCGGCCCCAGGACGTCCGACCGTCCTTCGAGACCCTGGGCTTCGGACCGGACGACATCGACTTGATAGTGGTCACGGACGCGCAGGAGATCCTCGGTATCGGCGACTGGGGGGTGAACGGCAGTGAGATCTCCGTCGGCAAGCTGGCGGTGTACACCGCGGCGGCCGGAATCGATCCGGCGCGCGTGTTGGCGGTGCACCTGGACGTCGGCACCGACAACGAGACATTGCTGAACAGCCCGGCGTACCTGGGAAACAGGCACGCCCGGGTGAGCGGCGATCGCTACGACGACTTAGTCGACCTCTATCTGGAGACGGTCGCCGATCTGTTCCCACACGCGCTGCTGCACTTCGAGGACTTCGGCCCAGCCAACGCGCGGCGGATCCTGGAGAAGAACCGCGGCAAGTACCGCATCTTCAACGACGACAATCAGGGCACCGGTGCGATTGTGATGGCCTCGGTGTTCTCCGGCCTGAAGGTGACCAAGCAGAGCTTCGCCGAGCAGCGTCTCGTGGTTTTCGGGGCGGGCACGGCCGGCACGGGCATGGCCGACCAGATCGCCGCGGCGATGGTTCGCGAGGGCCTCAGCCTCGCAGACGCCCGGTCTCGGGTGTGGCTCGTCGACATCAACGGCCTGGTCACCGACGACATGGCCGACCTCCCGAACTACCAGGCGCCATACGCGCGGCCGGTCGCCGAGGTGGCCGGTTGGGCACGCACCATCGACGGCAAGATCGACCTGCTCACCGTCGTGAAGAAGGCCAAGCCCACGATTTTGATCGGGACCTCGACCGCGCACAACGCGTTTACCCGCGACGTGGTGGAGGCGCTGTGCGCCGGCGTCGAGCGCCCGATCCTGCTTCCGCTGTCGAACCCGACCGAGCGCATCGAGATCATGCCCGTCGACGCCATCGCGTGGTCGAAGGGCAACGCCCTGGTCGCGACCGGCATCCCGGTAGATCCGGTCCCCTTCGAGGGCGTGGACTACGTGATCGGCGAGGCCAACAACGCGCTGCTCTACCCCGGCCTGGGCCTGGGCACCATCGTCTCCGGGGCCACCCAGGTCACCGACGGCATGCTGCTCGCCGCCGCCGAGGCCGTCGCCGGCCAGGTCGACCCCAGCGCCCGCGGCGCCTCGCTGCTGCCTCCGGTCGACAACCTGCGCGCCTCGTCGGCGACCGTCGCGGTGGCGGTGGCCAAGCAGGCCATCGCCGAGGGCGTCGCCACCAAACCCGTTGCCAACTTGGTCCAGGCCGTCGAGGACGCGATGTGGCAGCCGGTCTATCGGGACGGTGATGCCTGA
- the fumC gene encoding class II fumarate hydratase, translating into MSAPATNSPEILDLSIGLQASGTRHETDSMGGIDVPADRYWGAQTQRSLVHFSIGNDRMPHEVYHAYGYVKKAAALVNGAAGRLPEWKSTLIAQVADEVISGGLDDSFPLYVWQTGSGTQSNMNVNEVISNRSIQLVGGELGAKTPVHPNDHVNMGQSSNDTFPTAMHIAVVKELNERLIPALESLLEAFESKADQWREVVKIGRTHLEDATPLTVGQEWSGYAMQIRQGLERLKDDMDGLYELAMGGTAVGTGLNAPPGFDSEVAAKIAELTGYAFRTAENKFSAQGGLDAMVGASSGLRALAVPLMKIANDIRWLSSGPRCGIGELVLPANEPGSSIMPGKVNPTQCEALVMVCIQVLAEDSAVALAGTQGNFELNAMRPIIINNVLHSARILGDAAVKFREFCIEGAELNREQIDRFVGNSLMLVTALSPVIGYDKASAIAHKANDEGTTLREAALATGYIDAAEFDKVVDPRQMVGMPG; encoded by the coding sequence ATGAGCGCGCCCGCGACCAACTCGCCCGAGATCCTCGACCTGTCGATCGGCCTGCAGGCCAGCGGCACCCGGCACGAGACCGACTCGATGGGCGGCATCGACGTCCCCGCCGACCGGTACTGGGGCGCGCAAACGCAGCGCTCCCTGGTCCACTTCTCCATCGGCAACGATCGGATGCCGCACGAGGTCTACCACGCCTACGGCTATGTGAAGAAGGCGGCTGCACTGGTCAACGGCGCCGCCGGAAGGCTGCCGGAGTGGAAGTCCACCCTGATCGCGCAGGTCGCCGACGAGGTGATCTCGGGCGGCCTTGACGACAGCTTCCCCCTGTACGTGTGGCAGACCGGCTCCGGCACGCAGTCGAACATGAACGTCAACGAGGTGATCAGCAACCGCTCCATCCAATTAGTGGGCGGGGAGCTGGGGGCGAAGACGCCGGTGCATCCGAACGACCATGTCAACATGGGACAGTCCTCCAACGACACCTTCCCGACGGCAATGCACATCGCCGTCGTCAAGGAGCTCAACGAGCGGCTCATCCCCGCGCTCGAGTCACTGCTCGAGGCTTTCGAGTCGAAGGCCGACCAGTGGCGCGAGGTCGTGAAGATCGGTCGCACCCATCTCGAGGACGCGACCCCGCTGACCGTCGGACAGGAGTGGTCCGGCTACGCGATGCAGATCCGGCAGGGACTAGAGCGCCTGAAGGACGACATGGATGGGCTCTACGAGCTTGCCATGGGCGGGACCGCCGTCGGCACCGGCCTCAACGCTCCACCCGGATTCGACTCCGAGGTGGCCGCGAAGATCGCCGAGCTCACGGGCTACGCCTTCCGGACGGCAGAGAACAAGTTCTCGGCCCAGGGCGGGTTGGACGCGATGGTCGGAGCCAGCTCCGGGCTGCGGGCACTGGCGGTGCCACTGATGAAGATCGCCAACGACATCCGCTGGCTATCGTCGGGACCGCGGTGCGGGATCGGCGAGCTGGTGCTGCCGGCGAACGAGCCCGGCAGCTCGATCATGCCCGGCAAGGTCAACCCGACGCAGTGCGAGGCGCTGGTGATGGTCTGCATCCAGGTCCTGGCGGAGGACTCGGCGGTGGCCCTTGCCGGGACGCAGGGCAACTTCGAGCTCAACGCCATGCGCCCGATCATCATCAACAATGTGCTGCACTCGGCACGGATCCTGGGCGACGCCGCGGTGAAGTTCCGCGAGTTCTGCATCGAGGGCGCCGAGCTGAACCGCGAGCAGATCGACAGGTTCGTCGGCAACTCGCTGATGCTGGTCACCGCGTTGTCGCCGGTCATCGGCTACGACAAGGCGTCGGCGATCGCCCACAAGGCCAACGACGAGGGCACCACGCTGCGCGAGGCGGCCCTGGCGACCGGCTACATCGACGCCGCCGAGTTCGACAAGGTTGTGGACCCGCGGCAGATGGTCGGCATGCCCGGGTAG
- a CDS encoding MFS transporter yields MTAATKLGRQTFAALANRNFRRYISGQAVSLVGTWMQTVAQSWLVLELTGSGTAIGVVVALQTLPILLLGPYGGVIADRSDKRRLMIGLQSMMGVQALILGVLTITGTVELWHVYVLALLLGLNQCFENPARQSFMLEMVGPDDLRNAVSLQSTLVSASRIVGPAVAGVTIAAGGLGVCFLLNAASFVAVVTSLLRLNIDALHRSPPAERARGQLREGLRYVRGNRNLAVPLLMMAFIGCLAFEFQVVLPIVADQTFGAGSEAYGFMTAAMGVGSVCGGLFVATWGRTGTRVLIAAAAAFGFALVAAAVAPTLALEVLALMLVGAVSIAFNSTSNSTLQLEADPQMRGRVMALWSTAFMGSTAIGGPIAGWVSQEWGGRAGLMMGAVTCIVVALVAWIVIGRGKEVTAQTEPITEDPEEHTVENPAVSEDPAVTDADARSKAA; encoded by the coding sequence ATGACGGCCGCGACGAAGCTCGGACGCCAGACCTTCGCTGCGCTCGCGAACCGCAACTTCCGCCGCTACATCAGCGGCCAGGCCGTCTCGCTCGTCGGCACCTGGATGCAGACCGTGGCCCAGTCGTGGCTGGTCCTCGAGCTCACCGGTTCCGGCACCGCGATCGGCGTCGTCGTCGCCCTCCAGACGTTGCCGATCCTGCTGCTCGGCCCCTACGGTGGCGTGATCGCCGACCGGTCGGACAAGCGCCGCTTGATGATCGGCCTGCAGTCGATGATGGGTGTGCAGGCGCTGATCCTCGGCGTGCTCACCATCACCGGCACCGTCGAGTTGTGGCACGTCTACGTGCTGGCGCTGCTGCTCGGGCTCAACCAGTGCTTCGAAAACCCTGCGCGCCAATCGTTCATGCTCGAGATGGTCGGCCCGGACGATCTCCGCAACGCCGTCAGCCTGCAATCGACGCTGGTGAGCGCGTCGCGCATCGTCGGCCCCGCCGTCGCCGGCGTCACGATCGCGGCGGGCGGCCTGGGCGTGTGCTTCCTGCTCAACGCCGCCAGCTTCGTCGCGGTCGTGACGTCGTTGCTGCGGCTGAATATCGATGCCCTGCATCGTTCCCCGCCGGCGGAACGTGCCCGAGGCCAGCTCCGCGAGGGGCTGCGTTACGTGCGCGGCAACCGCAACCTCGCGGTGCCGCTGCTGATGATGGCGTTCATCGGGTGCCTCGCGTTCGAGTTCCAGGTGGTACTCCCGATCGTCGCCGACCAGACGTTCGGTGCCGGCTCCGAGGCCTACGGCTTCATGACAGCCGCAATGGGTGTCGGCTCGGTGTGCGGTGGCCTGTTCGTCGCCACATGGGGACGCACCGGGACACGGGTCCTGATCGCTGCCGCAGCCGCTTTCGGTTTCGCGCTCGTCGCCGCCGCCGTGGCGCCGACACTGGCACTCGAAGTGCTCGCGCTGATGCTCGTCGGCGCGGTGAGCATCGCGTTCAACTCGACGAGCAACAGCACCCTCCAGCTGGAGGCCGATCCGCAGATGCGCGGGCGTGTCATGGCGCTGTGGTCCACCGCGTTCATGGGCTCGACCGCGATCGGGGGTCCGATCGCGGGCTGGGTCAGCCAGGAGTGGGGTGGGCGTGCCGGACTGATGATGGGCGCGGTCACGTGCATCGTCGTGGCGCTGGTGGCATGGATCGTGATCGGTCGCGGCAAGGAGGTGACCGCGCAGACCGAGCCGATCACCGAGGACCCGGAAGAGCACACCGTCGAGAATCCGGCGGTGTCGGAGGATCCCGCGGTCACCGACGCGGACGCGCGCAGCAAGGCCGCTTGA
- a CDS encoding MarR family winged helix-turn-helix transcriptional regulator, with protein sequence MTNLFDDDEVSRLRVALGRISRQVDRQTSGGELTKTQFSILTTAVRRGPIRASEMAEIETLNPTMLSRMIGKMEAAGLLQRSAHPDDGRAVVVAATPEGIALHARLRDKRTQLFAEYLTQLPETKTQDLLAALPALEALGERMCQARVAARS encoded by the coding sequence GTGACGAACCTCTTCGACGACGACGAGGTGTCCCGGCTGCGGGTCGCCCTCGGTCGCATTTCCCGGCAGGTCGACCGGCAGACGTCGGGCGGCGAGCTGACCAAGACGCAGTTCTCGATCCTCACCACGGCCGTCCGGCGGGGCCCGATCCGGGCCAGTGAGATGGCCGAGATCGAGACCCTCAACCCGACGATGCTCTCGCGGATGATCGGCAAGATGGAGGCCGCAGGCCTGCTCCAGCGCTCCGCGCACCCCGACGACGGCCGCGCCGTCGTCGTGGCCGCCACCCCCGAGGGGATCGCGCTACACGCCCGGTTGCGTGACAAGCGGACCCAGTTGTTCGCCGAGTACCTCACCCAGCTCCCCGAGACGAAGACCCAGGACCTGCTCGCCGCCCTGCCCGCCCTCGAGGCCCTGGGTGAACGGATGTGTCAGGCCCGGGTCGCGGCCCGCTCATGA